The Manis javanica isolate MJ-LG chromosome 14, MJ_LKY, whole genome shotgun sequence genomic interval ACTGAGTGTAATGATGATACTTAACTCCAAAGGTTTAGAAGAGCTTGTAAAGGACTAAGAAGAGTACCCCCACACGTAATAATTACACCGTAGCTACTAGGTTTCACTATGGTAGGAGAGGGCAGGGAACCACCACTCCCAAAGGTCCATGCTACAGACAACTGGTAAGCGTGGCTGCAGTTCCTTTCTTGTAGATTAGAGGACAGAGTGTGAGTCCTGACCCTTCACCAAACTCCCAGACTAGCCACAATTGTTTAGGGACTCAGGCTGGGGAGAGGAGTTTATGAGCTTGAATATTAGCAGTCACAACAAGGGTTCcactcacaaaaatgaaaaatcacaacagtGCAGCCCACAGTTTATTGTGTTTTCAGTGCACTATAATGTAGACTCCTTTCCAGAGAAGGGTCTTCCAGAGACAGGGAACCATTATCCAGGTGAGTTGCTCATTTGTCATTTTCATATGCAGCTGGGTTCTTCCTCTTGGATTTCTCAAACTCCTCAGTTCCCCATGTGTAGAGGAGATAAAATGctacaaatgctttaaaaatcaaaagagtAAGCAGTGAACACATACAAGACATGGGTCCCAGTTCACTTTTCTGACTCACAGCAGATTCTGCTCCTGGTCTCCAATTCTGAGTCTCCACTTTTAAATCAGATGATCAAGCAAGGCTACATTACacactcattttacaggtgacCGAAGAAAGAGATCTGCTCAGGAAAATCTGTTGCCAAAAGTTCCCTATCTCCCCCTGCTGCACATTTCAATGAGCTAATCGACATAAATTCACATAACATGTCACCATTTTGAAGTGTACGTTTCTGTAGTTGGTAGCAAATTCACAATATCGTGCAACTACCTTCACTATCTGCTGCATATTTAACACAAAACAGTTCATAGTAATTAAGAAGTGGGTAAAGATGAACTCAGGAGGAGACAAGTGATTTTAGGGCCAAGGAGACAAGTTCTccgtgactcagtttcctcctctgtagtaCGAGGAAGATGACAGGACTAGTCCAGGGACTTTCAGAACTGCAGAGTGCCTGCCGAGGGAGGGCGCTCACTGAGGGTACCCGCAGTCACTACCGTGCATGGGCGTGCAGCACCTCCCACTCACCCCCGTCCCGGCCAGGGCACTCACGGGGTGCGACCCGAAGGATGCATGCCCGAGTGCGGCGCAGCATGTTGGGGATGCCCCTGCTGAAGTAGTGCGGGAAGGCGCGCTGCTCGAATGGCGACAAGCTGTAGGTGATCACATGCCGCATCCGTGTCAGATGTCCAAACTCGCGGCCCATGGTCGCTGCGGCGCCTGCAGGACCGAGGAAGCACAGGCTAGGGGCTCAGTCCGGGGACCCACCGCCAACCCCGGAGGTCCGCGCCCCCTCCCAAGCACCACCAGAACAGCGTCACCGGCCCTCACTTCGCACCGGGGTCACGACGCCCTCCACAGCCACGGGAGGCTCGTCCTCCGCCTGCCACTTCCGGGAGGACCGGAAGCCGCCGCGCGAGGTCGTGAAGTCACTTCCGGGAAATACCACTCCCTGCTGTTTCCAGGGGTGTTGCGCCTGGCCGGGTGGACGGACGGGGCCTCGGGGGCCTGAGCGGCCCTGGGCGCCGGGCCCCTTGCCCCGGGAGGCTCTCACACTTGCCAGGCCCCGGCCTTTCGGGGGAGCGGCTGGAAGCGGCCGGGGCCGAGGGgcgaagaagggaagagaaaggggcCAGGCGCCTGAGGCCGGGGCGGCGCCGCTGCGCGCCGTGTGGGCTGTGGGCCCGCTGAGACGGCGCTCCGTTGTTCTCAGGCCATCAGCCACCCCGCCGCCAAAACCCGGGACGCAGACACGGGGCTTCTCGTGGCAGCCGCCGTCTTAGAGCCCCCCGGCAGGGTGTAGAACTTCTGAGACGGAATAAAAACTTCCTCAACGGCAGCCATTAGAGCTCTCAAATAATTGTTAAGCAGTTGGCAAAAGGCTGCTAGAAGCTACCTCCACAGCCGCCAGCTGCCCCCGAGACGGCTTggcctgggggcggggagggacgGTGCCCAAATTAACGCCCCTTCCCAGGAACGCCGCTTGGGAGGCGTTGTTTTTAGAAAGTGCTTTCTTTCTACTGAAGGCAACTGCTCTCCTGAGTTTTCTACCTGATACAGAGTGCCTGTAAAATCTCTATTAAcagtttgggtgttttttttaacCCGACTCAGTAGCCACAGGTCAGGGAGGCTTACCGGGCAATGAACTTTAAATTTGTAAGCATAACTTTTATTATCAACCTGGGTACTGCACAAACTGGTTCTGTTATCTTGTACCATGAATGCAGGTTGACTTTCGAGCATGTCGTCTCAGAGGTGGCACTGGCTATCCCGACATGTCAGCTATTGATGATGCACTTTTGCGTCATTTTTCTAAAACCTAATCCCCGGCTGGgtctgaaagggtatctcgccgcctCCCTCCTTACCCAGAAGGCCTCCGGAGACACgagcccacgcaagagattttattatctgaaagagaaagtggccgcccctagagagggagagagcagcagcgtggtgcagagCCTTATGCCTTTTGTAGAGGCGGAGTGGAAAAGTACcccttggcctgttgccttgggggcgGGTCggaatgtttagaaataaggtgAGGCAAGTCCGGGCATGATtttcaccggcttatgtgcttgggaccatagggtaaatggaagataaattactatattcttataggGTCTCAGCTCTAAGGCAAGAACATAAATACCTATAATAGTTCAAAACGAAAATACCTTAGCAAATTCTACCACCATTTgaatgattattaaaaataagactttcatttgttttgtacACCTGCAAACATCTCTAAACCAAAATACGTGTAAGACCAGACAAAGTAGAGACATCAagacattatatttaaaaatg includes:
- the UQCRQ gene encoding cytochrome b-c1 complex subunit 8, translating into MGREFGHLTRMRHVITYSLSPFEQRAFPHYFSRGIPNMLRRTRACILRVAPPFVAFYLLYTWGTEEFEKSKRKNPAAYENDK